Within the bacterium BMS3Abin02 genome, the region ACTTCGAAGTGTTCCTCAACCAGCTGGAGACGGCCCAAGCAAGAGTGCCACACCCCAAGTGGTCGGACATGGACAACGCTATCAACAACGCTTTCCAGCGTATGTTGAACGGGGACCAGACACCCCAGGAATCACTCGACCAGGCTGCCGATGAGATCAACCAACTCCTCGGCTGACCAGACAGGCACCGATGCCGCCCCCCGCGCGCGCGGGGGGCGGCATCACACTCTGAGGCGCGCGGGTGGTGTCGAAAACCCGCGCGGAGGACCATCTCGCCGGCATGTGTCGATATCAGCGAAGAGGATCGCCGTTGCCGGCGCCTTCCTCCTCCCAGGAGTCGCGCTGTTCGTGACCTTCATCCTCGGTCCGCTGCTCTTCTCGTTCCGAATCAGTTTCTTCGACTGGAACATCATCAAACCGGACACCTCGGTATGGGTCGGATTGGACAACTACGCCCGGGCACTCGGAGACCCCATCTTCCGGCGGGCCGTACTCAACACCATCGCCTATACGGTCGTCACAGTACCGGCCCAGATCATCATCGGCGTCGGAGTCGCCATCCTCCTCAACCAGGCGATCCGCAGAAAGGGCCTCTTCCGGGTGCTCTACTACCTGCCTGTCATCACACCTTGGGTCATCGTCAGTCTCGTGTTCGAATTCATCTTCATCGGTCAAGGTGGGTTGGCGAACTACGTGCTCAAGGACCTGCTGCATGTGACCCAGCAGAACATCCGATGGCTGGCCGATCCAATCCTCACGTTTGTACCCATCTTCCTGCTCGGTATCTGGAAGGGCGTCGGTTGGGTTGCCATCATCGCGCTGGCCGGGCTGCAGTCGATCCCTCGCGAATTCGAAGAAGCTGCTGCGGTGGACGGGGCGGGGGCGGGTGCTCGCTTCAGGCACATCACAATCCCTCTCATACGACCCACACTGGTGTTCCTGGCCGTGGTGTTGACCATCGGAGGTCTCAACGCCTACATCTCCAACCTGCTCATCACCAATGGAGGAGATCCCCTGGACAAGACTCACTTCATATTGACGTTGATGTACCAAGCGACATTCACCAAACTCGACTTCGGCTACGGAGCGGCCATCAGCTATCTCCTGACCTTCTTCGTCCTCTTGATGAGCGTGATCCAAATCCGGCTATTGCGCCGGCAGGTGGAGCTATGAGCAAGAGCGCACGAGCACAATCCAGGGCCGGGCGGCTCCTCACCTACACCTTGTTGATCCTCGGTGTCGCTGTCGTCGCACTGCCCTTCTGGTATATGGCAGTGACGTCCCTCAAACCCCAGGCGTTCATTTTCGAGATCCCGCCCAGACTGTGGCCCTCACAAGCGACGCTCGACAACTACATCAAAGCCCTCGGCAAAGACAGATTCGCTCTCTACTTCCTCAACAGCGTCATCGTTGCGACCACGGCCACCGCCTTGACCGTCGGGCTGTCATCGATGATGGCGTATGCCTTCTCCCGACTCGAGTTTGCCGGCAAGGAAGTGGTCTTCTATGGACTCCTTCTTGGGATGATGATCCCCCCGGTCATGCTCATCATTCCCCAGTTCATCATCGCCAAGAACCTCCACCTGCTCGACTCACTGTCCGGCCTGATCCTCGTCTACATCACCATGAACCTCTCGGTGCAGACATTCCTGTTGCGTGGCTTCTTCGACGGGATCCCAAGATCACTCGAAGAGGCGGCTCTCATGGACGGGGCGAACCGCTGGATGATCTTCCGACGTGTCGCGCTCCCGCTCGTCCGCCCGGGTCTGGCGGTCGTAGCGATCTTCACGTTCCTCTACAGCTGGGATGAGTTCCCGTGGGCGAATGTCGCCATCAAGGAAACAGCCAAACGGACGCTCCCCATCGGGATCGCTCTGTTCCAATCCGAGCACCTCACCGAGTGGGGCCAGGTGTTCGCGGCCTCCATCGTGGCGATTGTGCCGGTGGTTGCGGTATTCGTGGTCTTCCAACGCTACTTCATACGTGGTGATATTTCATCGGGGATCAAGGGATGAGTCGATTCATCGATATCTTCCCCGATAAGGGCTTCTATCGTCCGGGCGACACGGTCTGTCTCCGCGCAGTCGTCACCGGTACCGGCGAACTCACCGTCGAGTTCCATATCTCGCACCTTGTGACCGAAGTGACTGCCATCACCGCATCGATCTCGATTCCGAGGGATGGGCAAGCCGTTGACGTCGAGTGGCTGCCTCCCTCGGTCGCTCCCCG harbors:
- the sugB gene encoding trehalose transport system permease protein SugB, which translates into the protein MSKSARAQSRAGRLLTYTLLILGVAVVALPFWYMAVTSLKPQAFIFEIPPRLWPSQATLDNYIKALGKDRFALYFLNSVIVATTATALTVGLSSMMAYAFSRLEFAGKEVVFYGLLLGMMIPPVMLIIPQFIIAKNLHLLDSLSGLILVYITMNLSVQTFLLRGFFDGIPRSLEEAALMDGANRWMIFRRVALPLVRPGLAVVAIFTFLYSWDEFPWANVAIKETAKRTLPIGIALFQSEHLTEWGQVFAASIVAIVPVVAVFVVFQRYFIRGDISSGIKG
- the lacF_3 gene encoding lactose transport system permease protein LacF encodes the protein MRSTNSSADQTGTDAAPRARGGRHHTLRRAGGVENPRGGPSRRHVSISAKRIAVAGAFLLPGVALFVTFILGPLLFSFRISFFDWNIIKPDTSVWVGLDNYARALGDPIFRRAVLNTIAYTVVTVPAQIIIGVGVAILLNQAIRRKGLFRVLYYLPVITPWVIVSLVFEFIFIGQGGLANYVLKDLLHVTQQNIRWLADPILTFVPIFLLGIWKGVGWVAIIALAGLQSIPREFEEAAAVDGAGAGARFRHITIPLIRPTLVFLAVVLTIGGLNAYISNLLITNGGDPLDKTHFILTLMYQATFTKLDFGYGAAISYLLTFFVLLMSVIQIRLLRRQVEL